TCGGACTCCAGCGTCGCGGTGTCCAGCACGTGCACCAGCACGCTGCACCGCTCCACGTGCCGCAGGAACTCCAGGCCCAGTCCCCTGCCCTGGCTGGCGCCCGGGATCAGCCCGGGCACGTCCGCGATGGTGTACACGGTCGAACCGGCGGTGACGACGCCGAGGTTCGGCACGAGCGTGGTGAAGGGGTAGTCGGCGATCTTCGGCTTGGCGGCGCTGAGCACGGAGATCAGCGACGACTTGCCGGCGCTCGGGTACCCCACCAGCGCCACGTCGGCGACGGTCTTGAGCTCCAGCACGACGTCCTGCACGTCGCCCGGCTCACCGAGCAGCGCGAAACCGGGCGCCTTGCGCCGGGCGGAGGCCAGCGCGGCGTTGCCGAGCCCGCCCCGGCCGCCCTGCGCGGCGACGTACGAGGTGCCGTGCCCGACCAGGTCGGCGAGGACGTTGCCCGCCTTGTCCAGCACCACGGTGCCGTCCGGCACGGGCAGGACCAGGTCCTGGCCGTCCTTTCCGGAGCGGTTGCCGCCCTCGCCGGGCTTGCCGTTGGTGGCCTTGCGGTGCGGCGAGTGGTGGTAGTCGAGCAGCGTGGTGACCGACTGGTCGACGGTCAGGACGATGTCGCCGCCACGGCCGCCGTTGCCGCCGTCGGGCCCACCGAGCGGCTTGAACTTCTCACGGTGGACGGAGGCACAGCCGTGGCCTCCGTTACCCGCGGCGACATGCAGTTCGACGCGGTCCACGAAGGTGGTCATGGTGTGGTGCCTCCTGGGGGTCCCCCCGGCCGAAGGCTGGGGGAGTACGGGGATGTCTCTTGAGCAACACGCGAAAGGCGGACCCGCTTCCCCGAAGGGAAGTGAGGTCCGCCTCGCGCAAGCTTCCGGTCAGGCGACCGGAACGACGTTCACGACCTTGCGGCCACGGTGGGTACCGAACTGCACCGCACCGGCCTCCAGCGCGAACAGCGTGTCGTCGCCGCCACGGCCGACGCCGGCGCCCGGGTGGAAGTGCGTGCCGCGCTGACGGACCAGGATCTCGCCCGCGTTGACGACCTGACCGCCGAAGCGCTTCACGCCGAGGCGCTGAGCGTTGGAGTCACGACCGTTCCGGGTGGACGATGCGCCCTTCTTGTGTGCCATCTCTCCTCAGTCCCTTACTTCGCAGCCGCGGGGATCTCAGTGACCTTGATCGCCGTGTACTGCTGGCGGTGGCCCTGACGACGGCGGTAGCCGGTCTTGTTCTTGTAGCGCAGAATGTCGATCTTCTGGCCCTTGTGGTGGTCCACGACCTCGGCCTGGACCTTGATGCCGGCCAGCACCCACGGGTCGCTGGTCACAGCGTCGCCGTCGACAACGAGCAGGGTCGAGAGCTCGACCGTGTCGCCAACCTTGGCAGTGGAAATCTTGTCAACCTCAACGATGTCGCCGACAGCAACCTTGTGCTGACGACCACCGCTGCGCACGATGGCGTACACGCGGATCTCTCTTTCGCTCGGAGAACGGCACCCCCGCAGGCCAGCCACCGACGTACACACCGGCGGCCTCTCCCGGCCAACCGAATGCCCGGGAGGAAGAGGTTTACGGGGATGTGGCGTGTTCGATGGACACGCCGACGGTCTAGGTTACGGGGCGGTGGCCGAGAGGGTCAAACCGGGCCCCGTGGCGGAGGTGTGCGGCCGGTCACCCGGCCGCACACCCCGCACGCGGCGTCAGCCTTCGTCGGTCGAGACCGAGACGGTCGGCTGGGACTGCTCGGCCGCCGCGGTCTTCTTCGACGTCGCCTTGGCGGCCTTGGCGGCGGTCGTCTTGGCGGCGGTGGACTTCGCCGCCTTCTTGGCCGTCGCCTTCTTCGCGGCCGTCTTCTTGGCCGCGGTCTTCTTGGTGGCGGCCTTCTTCGCCGTGGCCTTCTTGGCCGTCTTGCGGGCCGTCTTCCTCGCCGGAGCGGACTCGTCGCCCTCGGCCTCGCCCTCGGCAGCCTCGCCGGACACCGCCTCGGCGGCGGCCTCCCTGGCCTCCACGAGAGCCTGCTCGGCCTCGTGGGCGGCCTGCTCGGCGACCGGAGCCTCGGTCTGCGCCGGCGCCTCCGCCGACGGGACGACCACCACGGCCGCCTCCTCCGACGCGGTCGGCGCGGTGGCCTTGCGGACCGCACGGCGGCGCGGACGGGCCGGAGCGGCGGCCTCGGCGGGCGCCTCGGCCTGCACCGGCTGCGCCGCGGACGGCGTCTCGGCGACCTCCGGCGTCTCCGCCGCGGCCGGCGCGGTCTCGGCGACCGTCATGACCGCCGCCTCCGCCGACGCCGAGGCCGGGGAACCCGCCGGGGCGCTCACCTTGCGGGTGGCACGACGGCGCGTACGGCCCTTGGGCGCTGCGTCCTCGACGGGCTCCGCGGTTGCCGGGGCCTCGATCACCGGGTCCTCGACGGCCACGGGCTCGGCGTGCGCCGCGGCGGCGGGCTCCGGCCGCACCGGACGCGCGGCCTCCTCCTCGGCCGTCACGTCCTGAGCCGTGGGCGCCGTGACGCCGGCCCCGTCGGACTCGGCCTTGGGCGCGGGGGCGCCCGCCGGAGCGGACACCCGACGGCTCGCCCGGCGCCTGGACCGGCCGCGTGACGCCGCGGCCTCGGCCTCGGCGATGCTGCTGTACAGCTCCTCGTCCGGCTGGAACTCCGGTGCGGGCAGCGCCACCGGCTCGGCGACCTCGGCCGCGACCTCGGACTCGCTCTCCGCCTCCTCCTCGGCGGTCTCGCCGACCTCGACGATTCCGCCGGCCACGGCCTCGTGCGTGTGCTCCGGCTGCTCGGCACCGACCCGCGCGCGCTTCTTGCGCTTGCCGCCGCCACCGGTGGTGGCCGCCTGGTCCAGGTGCACGATCACGCCGCGCCCGTTGCAGTGGACGCAGGTCTCGGAGAACGACTCCAGCAGGCCCTGCCCGACCCGCTTGCGGGTCATCTGGACCAGGCCCAGCGAGGTCACCTCGGCGACCTGGTGCTTGGTGCGGTCCCGGCCCAGGCACTCCAGCAGGCGCCGCAGCACCAGGTCCCGGTTGGACTCCAGCACCATGTCGATGAAGTCGATCACGATGATGCCGCCGAGGTCGCGCAGCCTGAGCTGGCGCACGATCTCCTCGGCCGCCTCCAGGTTGTTCCTGGTGACCGTCTCCTCCAGGTTGCCGCCCTGGCCGGTGAACTTGCCGGTGTTGACGTCGACCACGACCATCGCCTCGGTCCGGTCGATCACCAGCGAACCGCCGCTGGGCAGCCAGACCTTGCGGTCCAGCGCCTTGGCGAGCTGCTCGTCGATCCGGTACGTGGCGAAGACGTCGACCTCGGAGGTCCACTTCTGCAGCCGCCCGGCGAGGTCCGGCGCCACGTGGGCGACGTAGCCGTGAATGGTCTCCCAGGCCTCCGGGCCGCTCACGATGACCTTGGAGAAGTCCTCGTTGAAGATGTCGCGCACGACCCGGACGGTCATGTCCGGCTCGCCGTACAGCAGAGTCGGCGCGTTGCCGCTCTTGGCCTTCTTCTGGATGTCCTCCCACTGCGCCTGGAGCCGCTCGACGTCGCGGCGCAGCTCGTCCTCGCTCGCGCCCTCGGCGGCGGTGCGCACGATGACGCCCGCGTCCTCGGGGACGATCTTCTTGAGGATGGTCTTCAGCCGCGCCCGCTCGGTGTCGGGCAGCTTGCGGCTGATCCCGGTCATCGAGCCCTCGGGCACGTACACGAGGTAGCGGCCGGGGAGGGAGACCTGGCTGGTCAGACGGGCGCCCTTGTGCCCGATCGGGTCCTTGGTGACCTGCACGAGGACCGACTGGCCCGACTTCAGGGCGGATTCGATGCGGCGCGGCCCGTTGGCCATGCCCAGTGCCTCGAAGTTGACCTCACCGGCGTAGAGCACGGCGTTGCGGCCCTTGCCGATGTCGATGAAGGCGGCCTCCATCGACGGCAGCACGTTCTGCACCTTGCCGAGGTAGACGTTGCCGACGTACGAGGTCGACTGCTCCTTGTTGACGTAGTGCTCGACGAGCACGCCGTCCTCCAGGACGCCGATCTGCGTGCGGTCGCCGTGCTGGCGCACGATCATCACGCGCTCGACGGCCTCGCGGCGCGCCAGGAACTCGGCCTCCGTGATGATCGGCACCCGGCGGCGGCCCTGCTCACGGCCTTCCCGGCGGCGCTGCTTCTTGGCCTCCAGACGCGTGGAGCCCTTGATGGACTGCACCTCGTCGGACGGCTCGGCACCCTTCTCCCGCAGGGCTCGCGGCTCGCGGACCTTGACGACCGTGCGCTCGGGGTCGTCGGCGGTCGGCTCGGCGTCCGGGCCGGCGTCCCCGGCCCGGCGACGACGACGGCGGCGACGGCGGCTGCTGGTGGACGAGCCCGCGGACTCCTCGGCGTCCCGGTCGTCCTCCTCGGCGTCCTCCTCGACCTGCTCCGCGGTGTCCTCAACGTCCTGCGCGGCCTGCTCGGCGGCGAGTTCCTCGGTGTCGCCCTCGGCGTAGTCACCGGACTCGCCCCGGCGGCGGCGCCGGCCACCGCGACGACGGCGGCGACGCGACCCGGTCTCCTCGCCCTCCTCGTCCTCGGCGAGGGTCTCGGCGGCCTCGTCCGGCTCCTCGGCCTCCCGGGCCTCCTCGTCCACGACGGTGTCGACGGCCTGCGGCTCGCTCTCCTCGGCAGCGGCACCACGGCGCCGGCGGCGACGCCGCGCCCCGGCCGGCTCCTCGGACAACTCCTCGGCCTCGGGGGCCTCTTCCGCCGCTTCGGCGGCCGCTTCGGCGGCGGCCCGCTGGGGCGTCTGGAACCTCGGCTCGGTGAACACCGGCGGCTGGAACACCGCGACCGCGGGCCGCGCCGGCGGTCGCAGCGCCTCGGCCTCGGCGGCCTCGGGCTGCGCGGGCGCGGCGAACCCGGTCGCGGCCTTGCGCACGACCCGGCGCCGGGCACGACGCGGGGCGCCGCTGTGCTCACCGACGGCTTCGGCGGGCTCCGGGACGGAGACGGGCCCGGGCTCGGCCGCGGCGGGCGCCTCGGCCTGCGTCGTGGCCTCGGCGGACGCGGTCACGGCGGCGGGCTGCTCGGCGGGCTCGGCAGCCACGGCGACGGGCTCGGCGGCACCACGGCGACGGCGCGTACGCCGCGGGGCGGCGCTCTCGTCGGCCTGCTCGGTGGCGGCCTCGACGGGCTCG
This region of Streptomyces chromofuscus genomic DNA includes:
- the rpmA gene encoding 50S ribosomal protein L27 → MAHKKGASSTRNGRDSNAQRLGVKRFGGQVVNAGEILVRQRGTHFHPGAGVGRGGDDTLFALEAGAVQFGTHRGRKVVNVVPVA
- a CDS encoding Rne/Rng family ribonuclease; its protein translation is MLEPIEPTEGSELNTPSDTLPPRRRRRAASRPAGPPAATSETPTETVTPAIPAADASDLATGDQPPAEAAELASTDLSSAASEEAGDVEEAVEASEVAEVAEVPEISGAEETTEVAADAAPAGRARRRATRRASAPTGSPASADAAETVVPVAAPSAAEPVDESAVAHVVEEPAPPRRRRATRRASAPAGSPEPTRAAETVTVSAPAEAAAVVAQEPAQVEEPASVEEAAPAARTRRRATRRVSTPAGTPAAAEAVQPEDAAAAPAVEPHAEAAVEEAEEAAPRRVRRRATRRVSAPAQASAEAAVEAPAEATASTTDEPVEAATEQADESAAPRRTRRRRGAAEPVAVAAEPAEQPAAVTASAEATTQAEAPAAAEPGPVSVPEPAEAVGEHSGAPRRARRRVVRKAATGFAAPAQPEAAEAEALRPPARPAVAVFQPPVFTEPRFQTPQRAAAEAAAEAAEEAPEAEELSEEPAGARRRRRRRGAAAEESEPQAVDTVVDEEAREAEEPDEAAETLAEDEEGEETGSRRRRRRGGRRRRRGESGDYAEGDTEELAAEQAAQDVEDTAEQVEEDAEEDDRDAEESAGSSTSSRRRRRRRRRAGDAGPDAEPTADDPERTVVKVREPRALREKGAEPSDEVQSIKGSTRLEAKKQRRREGREQGRRRVPIITEAEFLARREAVERVMIVRQHGDRTQIGVLEDGVLVEHYVNKEQSTSYVGNVYLGKVQNVLPSMEAAFIDIGKGRNAVLYAGEVNFEALGMANGPRRIESALKSGQSVLVQVTKDPIGHKGARLTSQVSLPGRYLVYVPEGSMTGISRKLPDTERARLKTILKKIVPEDAGVIVRTAAEGASEDELRRDVERLQAQWEDIQKKAKSGNAPTLLYGEPDMTVRVVRDIFNEDFSKVIVSGPEAWETIHGYVAHVAPDLAGRLQKWTSEVDVFATYRIDEQLAKALDRKVWLPSGGSLVIDRTEAMVVVDVNTGKFTGQGGNLEETVTRNNLEAAEEIVRQLRLRDLGGIIVIDFIDMVLESNRDLVLRRLLECLGRDRTKHQVAEVTSLGLVQMTRKRVGQGLLESFSETCVHCNGRGVIVHLDQAATTGGGGKRKKRARVGAEQPEHTHEAVAGGIVEVGETAEEEAESESEVAAEVAEPVALPAPEFQPDEELYSSIAEAEAAASRGRSRRRASRRVSAPAGAPAPKAESDGAGVTAPTAQDVTAEEEAARPVRPEPAAAAHAEPVAVEDPVIEAPATAEPVEDAAPKGRTRRRATRKVSAPAGSPASASAEAAVMTVAETAPAAAETPEVAETPSAAQPVQAEAPAEAAAPARPRRRAVRKATAPTASEEAAVVVVPSAEAPAQTEAPVAEQAAHEAEQALVEAREAAAEAVSGEAAEGEAEGDESAPARKTARKTAKKATAKKAATKKTAAKKTAAKKATAKKAAKSTAAKTTAAKAAKATSKKTAAAEQSQPTVSVSTDEG
- the rplU gene encoding 50S ribosomal protein L21; amino-acid sequence: MYAIVRSGGRQHKVAVGDIVEVDKISTAKVGDTVELSTLLVVDGDAVTSDPWVLAGIKVQAEVVDHHKGQKIDILRYKNKTGYRRRQGHRQQYTAIKVTEIPAAAK
- the obgE gene encoding GTPase ObgE, which gives rise to MTTFVDRVELHVAAGNGGHGCASVHREKFKPLGGPDGGNGGRGGDIVLTVDQSVTTLLDYHHSPHRKATNGKPGEGGNRSGKDGQDLVLPVPDGTVVLDKAGNVLADLVGHGTSYVAAQGGRGGLGNAALASARRKAPGFALLGEPGDVQDVVLELKTVADVALVGYPSAGKSSLISVLSAAKPKIADYPFTTLVPNLGVVTAGSTVYTIADVPGLIPGASQGRGLGLEFLRHVERCSVLVHVLDTATLESDRDPVSDLDVIEAELREYGGLDNRPRIVVLNKIDVPDGKDLAEMVRPDLQARGYRVFEVSAVARTGLKELSFALAELVAQARAARPKEESTRIVIRPQAVDDAGFTVVREDDGLFRVRGEKPERWVRQTDFNNDEAVGYLADRLNRLGVEEELVKAGARAGDGVAIGPEENAVVFDWEPTVMAGAEMLGRRGEDHRLEGQRPAVQRRRDRQAERDELQREFDDFEPF